In a single window of the Hydrogenobaculum sp. 3684 genome:
- the lepA gene encoding translation elongation factor 4, with protein MENIRNFSIIAHVDHGKSTLADRLIEFCGAITDREKKDQMLDTLDIERERGITIKLQAVKINYHSKIQNKDFTLHLIDTPGHVDFSYEVSRSLAACEGALLLIDASQGIEAQTVANFWKAVEQNLVIIPVINKIDLPAADPDRIKLQIRDILGLDPDEAILASAKEGIGIEEILEAITKRIPPPKGDENAPLKALIFDSYYDPYRGAVAFVRIFDGSLKVGDRIKLFSTGKEFEVTEVGAQTPKMTKLPILKAGDVGYIAASIKDVRDIRVGDTITLKSNPTKEAIPGFKTAKPMVFAGLYPTEDSDFEELRDALEKYSINDAAITYEPETSPAIGMGFRCGFLGLLHMEIVQERLSREYNIDVITTAPSVVYRLKLKNKPEVFEVKSSNDVPDNFGLIEYIEEPYVLATIITPKDYVGNIINICQDKRGIQVKFSYLDQNTALLEYEMPLQEIIVDFHDKIKSASKGYASFDYEFLGYKESDLVKLTIMINKEPVDALSFLVHKDKAYRKARALVEQLKETIPRQLFEINVQAAIGSKIIASERIPPLRANVTAKCYGGDVSRKRKLLEKQKEGKKRMKQFGKVSLPQEAFLSVLKAQ; from the coding sequence ATGGAAAACATAAGAAACTTCTCGATAATAGCCCACGTAGACCATGGCAAATCTACATTGGCCGATAGACTTATAGAGTTTTGCGGAGCTATCACGGATAGAGAAAAAAAAGATCAAATGCTTGATACTCTTGATATAGAAAGAGAAAGAGGCATCACGATAAAACTCCAAGCTGTGAAAATAAACTATCACAGCAAGATACAAAACAAAGATTTTACACTTCATCTTATAGATACACCAGGACACGTAGATTTTTCTTACGAAGTATCAAGATCTTTAGCAGCTTGCGAAGGAGCTTTGCTCTTAATAGATGCCTCACAGGGTATAGAAGCCCAAACTGTGGCAAACTTTTGGAAAGCCGTCGAGCAAAACCTAGTTATAATACCTGTAATAAACAAAATAGACCTACCAGCAGCGGACCCAGATCGTATAAAACTTCAAATAAGAGATATACTTGGCCTTGACCCAGATGAGGCTATACTTGCTTCTGCCAAAGAAGGTATAGGTATAGAAGAGATTTTAGAGGCTATCACCAAAAGGATACCACCACCCAAAGGAGATGAAAATGCACCTTTAAAAGCCCTCATATTTGATTCTTATTATGATCCTTATAGAGGTGCTGTGGCTTTTGTTAGAATATTTGATGGGTCTTTGAAAGTAGGTGATAGGATAAAGCTATTTTCTACCGGCAAGGAGTTTGAAGTTACTGAGGTTGGTGCCCAGACGCCAAAAATGACAAAGCTTCCTATACTAAAAGCCGGAGACGTTGGGTATATAGCAGCTTCTATAAAAGATGTAAGAGATATAAGAGTTGGCGATACTATCACATTAAAATCAAACCCCACCAAAGAGGCAATCCCTGGTTTTAAAACTGCAAAGCCTATGGTTTTTGCAGGGCTTTATCCCACCGAGGATTCAGACTTTGAAGAGCTAAGAGATGCTTTAGAAAAATACTCTATAAACGACGCAGCTATCACTTATGAACCAGAAACATCCCCTGCTATAGGTATGGGTTTTAGATGTGGGTTTTTGGGGCTTTTACACATGGAAATAGTCCAAGAAAGACTTTCAAGAGAGTACAACATAGATGTTATCACCACCGCTCCAAGCGTTGTCTATAGGTTAAAGCTTAAAAATAAACCAGAGGTTTTTGAGGTTAAAAGCTCAAACGATGTACCAGACAACTTTGGCCTTATAGAGTATATAGAAGAACCGTATGTGCTTGCCACCATCATTACCCCCAAAGACTATGTAGGAAATATAATAAATATATGCCAAGATAAAAGGGGTATACAGGTAAAATTTTCTTACCTTGATCAAAACACAGCGTTGCTTGAATATGAGATGCCCCTTCAAGAGATTATAGTGGATTTTCACGATAAGATAAAATCTGCTTCCAAAGGATATGCATCTTTTGACTATGAGTTTTTAGGATATAAAGAATCTGATTTGGTAAAACTAACTATCATGATAAACAAAGAACCAGTGGATGCTCTGTCGTTTTTGGTGCACAAAGATAAAGCTTACAGAAAGGCAAGGGCTTTGGTGGAACAACTAAAAGAGACTATACCAAGACAGCTTTTTGAAATAAACGTCCAAGCGGCTATAGGCAGTAAAATTATAGCTTCAGAGCGCATCCCCCCGCTGAGAGCCAATGTCACGGCCAAATGTTATGGTGGTGATGTATCAAGAAAAAGAAAGCTCTTAGAAAAGCAAAAAGAAGGTAAAAAACGCATGAAACAGTTTGGCAAGGTATCTTTGCCTCAAGAGGCTTTCTTAAGCGTTTTAAAAGCCCAATGA